Proteins found in one Venturia canescens isolate UGA chromosome 8, ASM1945775v1, whole genome shotgun sequence genomic segment:
- the LOC122414495 gene encoding sialin-like encodes MAEGKDLISCRTVLWYMVFSGCAMNYMFKINLNLVLVAIVLPKKTRASVAQCAVSNVSKILSNVTSVPSVVASPSATPEELEHEGRFEWNEYEQGLIIGAFYWLYWASQVPGGVLGRRYGAKKIFGGGNLLSAIICLLLPFAMKFHIVALLLCRCFQGLIMGVMYPSIHGLPVSWVPPNERSRFLTACLGGSVGTAVTYPLCATIIHYFNWEAAFYVSSSLGIVWFLLWSYLVYDTPHQHPRISLEELEYISKNTPPPIVEKKKRPVPWCSILTSGPLWVTISAQWGIAWGFFTLLAQAPSYFNYIHGWSLHMTGILSGLPHLALMAFALLIATLGDYLLRSKAMSLSAVRKLATILATGGQGLMLIGLSFSGCRPNLAVTFMILGTAMNGAMSTGTISNVVDLSPNYAGVLLGIMNLVCMATAFLSPMIVGLLTNNNQTTQQWQWVFLIAAANLMAGCIVYILFGTSEEQPWNDEAFESPEIGEELEKLKPGDGSGTGRGEKDGERRAKSIVTKE; translated from the exons ATGGCCGAAG GCAAAGATCTCATCTCCTGCAGGACGGTGCTCTGGTACATGGTATTTTCAGGGTGTGCGATGAATTACATGTTCAAGATAAACTTGAATCTCGTGCTGGTGGCGATCGTGTTACCCAAAAAAACGAGAGCCTCCGTGGCGCAGTGTGCGGTTTCGaacgtttcgaaaattttgtctaATGTTACGAGCGTCCCGAGCGTTGTTGCGTCGCCGTCAGCGACGCCGGAGGAGCTTGAG CACGAAGGTCGATTCGAATGGAACGAATACGAGCAGGGTTTGATAATCGGAGCATTTTATTGGCTGTACTGGGCCTCGCAAGTTCCCGGAGGAGTTTTGGGGCGACGATACGGTGCGAAGAAGATTTTCGGCGGCGGTAATTTGCTGTCCGCGATCATCTGCTTGCTGCTCCCATTCGCGATGAAGTTTCACATCGTCGCTTTGCTACTTTGTCGATGTTTCCAAGGCTTGATAATG GGGGTCATGTACCCGTCGATTCATGGTTTGCCAGTCTCCTGGGTACCGCCCAACGAGAGAAGCAGATTTCTCACAGCTTGCTTGG GTGGATCCGTCGGAACCGCGGTCACTTATCCGCTGTGTGCTACGATCATTCATTACTTCAATTGGGAGGCCGCGTTTTACGTTTCCTCGTCGCTCGGAATCGTTTG GTTCTTACTCTGGTCGTACCTCGTTTACGACACGCCCCACCAACACCCGAGAATATCGCTCGAAGAGCTCGAGTACATTTCTAAAAACACGCCGCCACCGatcgtcgagaaaaaaaagcgacCAGTGCCCTGGTGCTCCATTCTCACTTCTGGGCCACTTTGGGTTACCATTTCCGCACAATGGGGCATCGCCTGGGGCTTTTTTACGCTCCTCGCTCAAGCACCATCGTACTTCAATTACATACATGGCTGGAGTCTCCACATG aCCGGCATCCTCTCCGGGCTTCCGCATTTGGCCCTCATGGCGTTCGCCCTTCTGATAGCAACATTGGGTGACTATCTTCTGAGGTCAAAAGCAATGTCACTGAGCGCAGTAAGAAAATTGGCAACGATTTTGGCGACCGGTGGCCAAGGTCTGATGTTGATTGGCCTCAGTTTCAGCGGCTGCAGGCCCAATCTCGCAGTGACATTTATGATATTAGGCACAGCGATGAACGGAGCGATGTCAACGGGCACGATATCGAACGTGGTTGATCTCAGTCCGAATTACGCGGGGGTTCTCCTCGGTATAATGAATCTCGTGTGTATGGCGACTGCATTTTTGTCGCCGATGATCGTCGGCCTCTTGACCAACAACAAC CAAACGACCCAACAATGGCAATGGGTCTTTCTGATAGCCGCTGCAAATCTAATGGCGGGTTGCATCGTGTACATTTTGTTTGGGACTTCAGAGGAGCAGCCGTGGAACGATGAGGCCTTTGAGAGCCCGGAAATTGGCGAAGAATTAGAGAAATTGAAGCCCGGCGATGGGAGCGGCACAGGGCGAGGGGAGAAGGACGGAGAGCGTCGAGCAAAAAGTATCGTGACAAAAGAGTGA